One genomic window of Corallococcus silvisoli includes the following:
- a CDS encoding YlxR family protein produces the protein MRRATKRPGTHPTEITTSGPVRTCVGCGSRKAQAELTRFVVGPQGSVVADRRRRLPGRGAYLCGAGCLTAALKRKALGRAFRGKAGQVDPSQLGQAWE, from the coding sequence ATGCGCCGCGCAACGAAACGGCCTGGGACACATCCCACTGAAATCACGACGTCAGGTCCGGTCAGGACCTGCGTCGGGTGCGGTTCGCGCAAGGCACAGGCGGAACTCACCCGGTTCGTGGTAGGTCCCCAGGGCAGCGTGGTGGCGGACAGGCGGCGGAGGCTGCCGGGGCGGGGGGCGTACCTGTGCGGTGCCGGTTGTCTGACGGCAGCGCTCAAGCGTAAGGCGCTGGGCAGGGCCTTCCGGGGCAAGGCGGGGCAGGTCGACCCGTCCCAGCTCGGGCAGGCTTGGGAGTGA
- the nusA gene encoding transcription termination factor NusA — MPTPANPAVNLNLVLDQVAKDKGIERAVLISTLEDAMNTAAKKHFGQDRNLEAKYDPEKGVVELFQAITVVAEITDPVQAVNQITMDEAHKKGMEVEPGDELVFQIFYRDEDAAEAKAQDDQYGDILRLKTFRRGFGRIAAQTAKQVILQRTRDAERENVFNEYRDRKNEIVTGIARRFERGNIVVDLGRAEAVLPVREQVPRETYRPGDRVQAYVLDVLRESKGPQIVLSRASVNLLTKLFEMEVPEIAEGIVVIEAAAREPGGRAKIAVSSRDSDVDPVGACVGMKGSRVQAVVQELRGEKIDIVPYDEDPARFVCSALAPAEVSRVIIDEANHAMELIVPDDQLSLAIGRRGQNVRLAAQLTGWKLDINSESRVREMREFASRSLGALPGVNEMLVETLYAHGFRQARDVADANAEVLAQIPGIDPTRIASMQEEAKKRMVEDQQELSRMDYEREQARLAEARRHPDELSQPERMARVRGVGEKTIEQLILAGYRTVEDIANEKDLTRLGDVPGVGIKKARQLKSAAENYLVEEAKLRAELNAERGALASAGATEGAEAAKAP; from the coding sequence ATGCCCACGCCCGCCAACCCGGCCGTCAACCTCAACCTCGTCCTGGATCAGGTCGCCAAGGACAAGGGCATTGAACGGGCCGTGCTCATCTCGACCCTCGAGGACGCGATGAACACCGCGGCCAAGAAGCACTTTGGCCAGGATCGCAACCTGGAGGCCAAGTACGACCCGGAGAAGGGCGTGGTGGAGCTCTTCCAGGCCATCACCGTGGTCGCGGAGATCACCGACCCCGTCCAGGCCGTGAACCAGATCACGATGGACGAAGCCCACAAGAAGGGCATGGAAGTGGAGCCCGGTGACGAGCTCGTCTTCCAGATCTTCTACCGTGACGAGGACGCCGCGGAGGCCAAGGCCCAGGACGACCAGTACGGCGACATCCTCCGGCTGAAGACCTTCCGCCGCGGCTTCGGCCGCATCGCGGCCCAGACGGCCAAGCAGGTCATCCTCCAGCGCACCCGCGACGCCGAGCGCGAGAACGTCTTCAACGAGTACCGCGACCGCAAGAACGAGATCGTCACCGGCATCGCCCGCCGGTTCGAGCGCGGCAACATCGTGGTGGACCTGGGCCGCGCCGAGGCCGTCCTGCCCGTCCGCGAGCAGGTCCCGCGCGAGACCTACCGCCCGGGCGACCGCGTCCAGGCGTACGTGCTGGACGTGCTGCGCGAGTCCAAGGGCCCGCAGATCGTCCTGTCGCGCGCGTCCGTGAACCTGCTCACCAAGCTGTTCGAGATGGAGGTGCCGGAGATCGCCGAAGGCATCGTCGTCATCGAGGCGGCGGCGCGAGAGCCCGGTGGCCGCGCGAAGATCGCCGTGTCCAGCCGCGACTCGGACGTGGATCCGGTGGGCGCGTGCGTGGGCATGAAGGGCAGCCGCGTGCAGGCGGTGGTGCAGGAGCTGCGCGGTGAGAAGATCGACATCGTGCCCTACGACGAGGACCCGGCCCGCTTCGTGTGCTCGGCCCTGGCCCCCGCGGAGGTCAGCCGCGTCATCATCGACGAGGCGAACCACGCCATGGAGCTCATCGTCCCGGACGACCAGCTCTCCCTGGCCATTGGCCGCCGCGGGCAGAACGTGCGCCTGGCCGCGCAGCTGACCGGCTGGAAGCTGGACATCAACAGCGAGAGCCGCGTGCGGGAGATGCGCGAGTTCGCCAGCCGCTCGCTGGGCGCGCTGCCCGGCGTCAACGAGATGCTGGTGGAGACGCTCTACGCGCACGGCTTCCGTCAGGCGCGCGACGTGGCGGACGCGAACGCGGAGGTGCTGGCGCAGATCCCCGGCATCGACCCCACCCGCATCGCCTCCATGCAGGAGGAGGCCAAGAAGCGCATGGTGGAGGACCAGCAGGAGCTGTCGCGCATGGACTACGAGCGCGAGCAGGCCCGGCTGGCCGAGGCCCGCCGCCACCCGGACGAGCTGTCCCAGCCGGAGCGCATGGCGCGCGTGCGCGGCGTCGGGGAGAAGACCATCGAGCAGCTCATCCTCGCCGGCTACCGCACGGTGGAGGACATCGCGAACGAGAAGGACCTCACCCGCCTGGGCGACGTGCCAGGGGTGGGTATCAAGAAGGCCCGCCAGCTGAAGAGCGCGGCGGAGAACTACCTGGTGGAGGAGGCGAAGCTCCGCGCCGAACTGAACGCGGAGCGGGGGGCGCTGGCGTCGGCCGGCGCCACGGAGGGCGCGGAAGCGGCCAAGGCACCGTAG
- a CDS encoding ribosome maturation factor RimP has protein sequence MESKNIKMTVEEKAAALLDPIVANEGLELVDLEYVREREGWVLRLFIDKPGGRVGLDECSQVSRAVDPVLDVEDFIPQEYNLEVSSPGVNRPLRKPAHFERVKGQKVKVKTFGPLGEPPRKNFSGTLTEVAADAISVDVEGGGVFVIPFKDIAKAHLEFEF, from the coding sequence ATGGAGTCGAAGAACATCAAAATGACGGTGGAGGAGAAGGCGGCGGCGCTGCTGGATCCCATCGTGGCGAACGAAGGCCTGGAGCTGGTGGACCTGGAGTACGTCCGCGAGCGCGAGGGCTGGGTGTTGCGGCTGTTCATCGACAAGCCAGGCGGCCGGGTGGGTCTGGACGAGTGCTCCCAGGTGTCGCGCGCCGTGGATCCGGTGCTCGACGTGGAGGACTTCATCCCCCAGGAGTACAACCTGGAGGTGTCCAGCCCCGGAGTGAACCGGCCGTTGAGGAAGCCGGCGCACTTCGAACGGGTGAAGGGGCAGAAGGTCAAGGTGAAGACCTTCGGCCCGCTGGGCGAGCCTCCGCGGAAGAACTTCAGCGGCACGCTCACCGAAGTGGCGGCCGACGCCATCTCCGTGGACGTGGAGGGGGGCGGCGTCTTCGTCATCCCCTTCAAGGACATCGCCAAGGCCCATCTGGAGTTCGAGTTCTAG
- a CDS encoding carbon-nitrogen hydrolase family protein translates to MHLIAAAQMVSTADKAHNLEVATRLVRQAASLGARLVGLPENFSWMGPEPERPSAAEGLDGPTLSRMAQLARETKTTVLSGSILETGAPGDRLYNTSVLFGPDGARLAVYRKMHLFDVDVGDGATYQESAAVAPGTEVVAADTEVGRLGLSVCYDLRFPELYRRLSKDGATLLAVPAAFTMMTGKDHWEVLLRARAIENQAYVLAPAQGGRHSAQRLTYGHAMVVDPWGLVTARASEGEGLAVAPVDPELLARIRRNLPCLTHRRLD, encoded by the coding sequence ATGCACCTCATCGCCGCCGCCCAGATGGTGTCCACCGCCGACAAGGCCCACAACCTGGAGGTGGCCACCCGCCTCGTGCGCCAGGCCGCCTCCCTGGGAGCCCGCCTGGTGGGTCTGCCGGAGAACTTCTCCTGGATGGGCCCGGAGCCCGAGCGCCCCTCCGCCGCAGAAGGCCTGGACGGCCCCACGCTCAGCCGGATGGCGCAGCTGGCCCGGGAGACGAAGACGACCGTGCTGTCCGGCTCCATCCTGGAGACCGGGGCGCCGGGCGACCGGCTCTACAACACCAGCGTCCTCTTCGGCCCGGACGGCGCGCGGCTGGCCGTGTACCGGAAGATGCACCTGTTCGACGTGGATGTGGGAGATGGTGCCACCTATCAGGAGTCCGCGGCGGTGGCGCCGGGGACGGAGGTGGTGGCGGCGGACACGGAGGTGGGGCGGCTGGGGCTGAGCGTCTGCTACGACCTGCGCTTCCCGGAGCTGTACCGGCGGCTGTCGAAGGACGGGGCGACGCTGCTGGCGGTGCCGGCCGCGTTCACGATGATGACCGGCAAGGACCACTGGGAGGTGCTGCTGCGCGCCCGGGCCATCGAGAACCAGGCGTATGTGCTGGCGCCGGCCCAGGGCGGGCGGCACTCGGCGCAGCGGCTGACGTACGGGCACGCGATGGTGGTGGACCCCTGGGGGCTGGTGACGGCGCGCGCCTCCGAGGGCGAGGGGCTGGCCGTGGCGCCGGTGGACCCCGAGCTCCTGGCGCGCATCCGGCGGAATTTGCCGTGCCTGACGCACCGGCGGCTGGACTAG
- a CDS encoding FecR domain-containing protein has translation MALHPGCTPDEKPHGPAEAPLPPPVPRAHLRELTGDVQIKRAVADEWSAARDDLPLYENDKVRTESGASAQVVFANGSTVHLGGDSLVGIAESKLRTDVTVLRGRVDATLEKPATQSLSVTTPSATVRAGRKIEFQ, from the coding sequence ATGGCCCTTCACCCCGGCTGCACCCCGGACGAGAAGCCCCATGGGCCCGCGGAGGCCCCCCTGCCTCCCCCTGTCCCCCGCGCGCACCTGCGGGAGCTGACGGGGGACGTGCAGATCAAACGCGCGGTGGCCGACGAATGGAGCGCGGCCCGCGACGACCTGCCCCTGTACGAGAACGACAAGGTCCGCACCGAGTCCGGGGCCAGCGCCCAGGTGGTGTTCGCGAACGGCAGCACGGTGCACCTGGGGGGTGATTCCCTGGTGGGCATCGCGGAAAGCAAGCTGCGAACGGATGTCACCGTCCTCCGGGGAAGGGTGGACGCCACGCTGGAGAAGCCCGCCACCCAGTCGCTGTCCGTCACCACCCCATCCGCCACGGTTCGGGCGGGCAGGAAGATTGAATTCCAATGA
- a CDS encoding peptidoglycan-binding protein LysM, with protein MKAALWLSAWMGLSAVPTAPTAVGREAAEARPSSGGTVAPPRKGSGTEPQTALKALEMSRAAVKAAPEDARRREAEARLKEAETHFQQAQYADALHKADEAWALLNPPQPSNFTVEVDHDGGTTTVTHRQGPPVTVEAQHATRVLAKGESVRVQQGTVLPEPPAAPQPAQPADKSRFTLKPTASGLLGPVTLAWAAVAGATSYEVEVIFDEAGDGVPARAPVRSVLAARQWVLPALPPGRYRWTVTALSPEQGRSLPSPTRRFELAAESLELNVKVKDGWQK; from the coding sequence ATGAAGGCCGCCCTGTGGCTCAGCGCGTGGATGGGACTGTCCGCGGTGCCGACCGCCCCGACGGCGGTGGGACGCGAGGCCGCGGAGGCCCGCCCGTCCTCCGGGGGAACGGTGGCCCCGCCCCGCAAGGGCTCCGGGACGGAGCCGCAGACGGCGCTCAAGGCGCTGGAGATGTCGCGCGCGGCGGTGAAGGCCGCGCCGGAGGATGCGCGCCGTCGTGAGGCCGAGGCCCGGCTGAAGGAGGCGGAGACGCACTTCCAGCAGGCGCAGTACGCGGACGCGCTGCACAAGGCGGATGAAGCCTGGGCGCTGCTCAACCCGCCCCAGCCGTCCAACTTCACGGTGGAGGTGGACCACGACGGCGGCACCACCACCGTCACCCACCGCCAGGGCCCCCCCGTCACCGTGGAGGCCCAGCACGCGACCCGCGTCCTGGCCAAGGGGGAGTCCGTGCGGGTGCAGCAGGGCACCGTGCTGCCGGAGCCGCCCGCCGCGCCGCAGCCGGCGCAGCCCGCGGACAAGTCCCGCTTCACCCTGAAGCCGACGGCGAGCGGGCTGCTGGGCCCGGTGACGCTGGCGTGGGCGGCGGTGGCGGGCGCCACGAGCTACGAAGTGGAGGTCATCTTCGATGAGGCGGGGGACGGAGTCCCGGCCCGGGCGCCGGTGCGCTCGGTGCTGGCCGCGCGGCAGTGGGTCCTGCCCGCGTTGCCGCCGGGCCGTTATCGCTGGACGGTGACGGCCCTGAGCCCGGAGCAGGGACGGTCCCTGCCCTCCCCGACACGGCGCTTCGAGCTGGCCGCGGAATCGCTCGAACTCAACGTCAAGGTGAAGGACGGCTGGCAGAAGTAG